The following proteins are co-located in the Candidatus Zymogenaceae bacterium genome:
- a CDS encoding glycosyltransferase family 2 protein: protein MEQTVSTQGLGSQKEAKKIVVLIPALNAGPTIGDVVSGARKHIPDVLVVDDGSIDETGPVAQKCGARVVSHKTRMGKGAALRTGFAALTGDKSPFDMPDGILTMDADGQHDPDDIPRLVSAFEEGRGDLIFGSRMGQRDNIPTYRLWPNLVGNFFLSRASGNRVDDSQSGMRIYSRTLLSTIRLSASRFDLEAEAIIRSGKAGFRFCFVPIRAIYMEDHTSNFRPVLDTFLISMIYLRSIFWRRGDVG, encoded by the coding sequence ATGGAGCAAACTGTTTCCACACAAGGGCTCGGCTCACAGAAGGAAGCGAAGAAGATAGTCGTCCTTATACCGGCCCTCAACGCGGGGCCGACGATAGGGGATGTCGTCTCCGGCGCCCGGAAGCATATCCCGGACGTGCTGGTTGTCGATGACGGCTCCATTGATGAAACCGGACCTGTGGCACAAAAATGCGGCGCGCGGGTCGTCTCCCACAAGACCAGGATGGGAAAGGGAGCGGCTTTACGCACCGGATTTGCGGCCCTCACGGGCGACAAATCGCCCTTTGATATGCCCGACGGGATACTGACAATGGACGCCGACGGGCAGCATGACCCCGACGACATCCCGCGTCTGGTCTCGGCTTTCGAGGAAGGAAGGGGCGATCTGATCTTCGGCTCCCGGATGGGTCAGCGGGACAACATCCCCACATATCGACTCTGGCCGAATCTGGTGGGGAATTTTTTCCTGTCCCGGGCGTCCGGGAATCGGGTCGATGACAGCCAGTCCGGCATGCGGATCTACTCCCGCACGCTGCTTTCGACCATACGCCTTTCCGCCTCGCGGTTCGATCTGGAGGCGGAGGCGATAATCAGATCCGGGAAGGCCGGCTTTCGGTTCTGCTTTGTTCCGATCAGGGCGATTTATATGGAAGACCACACCAGTAATTTCAGACCGGTTCTCGACACGTTTCTGATCAGCATGATATATCTGAGAAGTATTTTCTGGCGACGGGGCGATGTCGGATGA
- a CDS encoding trimethylamine methyltransferase family protein gives MRSDRGAIPDGVRYELQTKEIHMNIRTYRPLTDEDILAVHDASMEILETVGVKVELKKIRGILADIGCVVNEGTKVVSFPPKVVSDHVGKAPREFIISGADPQLQWTMNPEARIYGGLGTAVNMYDLISGEYVESTRQHNLNHMILIDASENIHTNQTDITPTDIPMHTVHVKTFRDWFVNCRKSSGMGAFGVMATTDMMEMLSIAVGGRVAIEKRHPYLVIVSIQSPLSSAQMQLEGLMILAETGQPALLSPECMAGTTAPVTLAGLIAQHNAEVLSHVVMAQAVNPGTPVMYGTVSTISEMRRGTTALGSVETGIISASLAQMAHHYDLPCRGVAGATESKTMDVQCGAERMRSMTLAAMGGVNLITCAGTLESTTAGAHELVLIDDELASSIERAIGGVTVDGTHIALDVIQRVGPDGNFLMEPHTQQHFRTEHLMTKLSNLDKRDVWEREGMRDMAILAREKAKKILADHQPRELDPKLISELDRYVKTVEERSVDDFFAAEWEA, from the coding sequence ATGCGGTCTGATCGCGGTGCGATACCTGATGGAGTCCGATATGAATTGCAAACAAAGGAAATACACATGAATATCCGAACGTATCGCCCCCTCACCGATGAGGACATACTCGCCGTTCACGACGCCAGCATGGAGATTCTCGAGACGGTGGGCGTGAAGGTGGAGCTGAAGAAGATACGCGGCATTCTCGCGGACATCGGCTGTGTGGTAAACGAGGGGACGAAGGTCGTCTCCTTTCCGCCGAAGGTCGTATCGGACCACGTAGGAAAGGCGCCCCGGGAATTTATCATCTCGGGCGCGGACCCACAGCTTCAGTGGACCATGAACCCCGAGGCCCGTATCTACGGAGGTCTCGGAACCGCGGTGAATATGTACGACCTCATCTCAGGTGAATATGTGGAATCCACCCGGCAACACAACCTCAACCACATGATTCTCATCGATGCATCCGAGAACATCCACACAAACCAGACCGACATCACCCCCACCGACATCCCAATGCACACCGTGCATGTCAAGACCTTCAGGGACTGGTTTGTCAACTGCAGAAAGTCCTCGGGCATGGGCGCCTTCGGCGTCATGGCAACCACCGACATGATGGAGATGCTCTCCATCGCGGTTGGGGGCCGTGTGGCCATAGAAAAGAGGCATCCGTATCTTGTCATCGTCAGCATTCAGAGCCCCCTCTCATCGGCACAGATGCAGCTTGAGGGATTGATGATCCTGGCGGAAACAGGGCAACCGGCGCTGCTTTCGCCCGAGTGTATGGCCGGCACCACGGCGCCCGTGACCCTGGCGGGGCTCATCGCCCAGCACAACGCCGAGGTCCTCTCGCACGTGGTCATGGCCCAGGCGGTGAATCCCGGTACCCCGGTCATGTACGGCACCGTCTCGACGATCTCGGAAATGCGTCGGGGGACCACCGCCCTGGGATCGGTGGAGACCGGCATCATCAGCGCCTCTCTGGCGCAGATGGCCCACCATTACGACCTCCCCTGCCGGGGCGTGGCCGGGGCGACGGAATCGAAGACGATGGACGTCCAGTGCGGCGCGGAGCGAATGCGCTCGATGACGCTTGCGGCCATGGGCGGCGTCAACCTGATAACCTGCGCCGGAACCCTGGAATCCACCACCGCCGGCGCCCACGAGCTTGTCCTTATCGATGATGAGCTCGCCTCGTCCATCGAGCGGGCCATAGGCGGTGTCACCGTGGACGGGACCCACATCGCCCTGGATGTGATCCAACGCGTCGGCCCGGACGGCAATTTTCTTATGGAGCCGCACACCCAGCAGCACTTCCGAACGGAACACCTGATGACAAAACTCTCGAACCTGGACAAGAGAGACGTCTGGGAGCGGGAGGGAATGCGCGACATGGCGATTCTGGCGAGAGAGAAGGCGAAAAAAATACTCGCCGACCACCAGCCCCGGGAACTGGACCCGAAGCTCATCTCCGAGCTGGATCGGTATGTGAAAACGGTCGAGGAACGCTCGGTTGATGATTTCTTCGCCGCCGAGTGGGAGGCGTAA
- a CDS encoding radical SAM protein — protein MSIYDEFRRFFLVQVLHHGLGVLSTFSDENLIRTTYWMERITKRDHYKRAITMIREMFRNDHPSFTVFKKVLRETSPRHRKALVKAFIINQLLIGSNRRKSFSETPGGFYPPGLMVLSPTMRCNLNCFGCYAGSYRRDEELSFDVLDRVINEGKEIGMFFVVVSGGEPFFRKDLMDLFEKHHDVAFQVYTHGGLLDEPLVRRIARAGNILPAISIEGFEEETDLRRGEGHYKRVMEAMRLLREDGVLFGFSATATRINTDLITSDVFVDHMVDMGCTIGWYFTYVPIGREPNLELMQTPEQRDRLRRWVRHVRNTKPILVADFWNDGPVVGGCIAAGRKYFHINSQGDVEPCVFCHFAEHNIKDTSLKVALNSNSFSFIRSCQQKNSNHLRPCMIIDHPEVFREVSSMDGVYFTHDGADNVVSELSNFLDQYAKDYAVYAEKAWNEEY, from the coding sequence ATGTCTATATATGACGAGTTTAGACGATTTTTCCTCGTGCAGGTTCTGCATCACGGCCTGGGGGTGCTCTCTACGTTTTCCGATGAGAACCTCATCCGAACCACCTACTGGATGGAAAGAATCACCAAGCGGGATCATTATAAGCGCGCCATCACGATGATCCGCGAGATGTTCCGTAACGACCATCCCAGCTTCACCGTGTTCAAAAAAGTCCTTCGAGAAACCAGCCCCCGTCACCGCAAGGCCCTTGTCAAGGCGTTTATCATAAACCAGCTCCTCATCGGGAGCAACCGCAGAAAGAGCTTTTCCGAAACCCCCGGCGGCTTCTATCCTCCCGGGCTTATGGTTCTCTCTCCCACCATGCGCTGCAACCTCAACTGCTTCGGATGTTATGCCGGGAGCTACCGACGGGATGAGGAGCTTTCCTTCGACGTCCTGGATCGGGTCATCAACGAGGGCAAGGAGATCGGCATGTTCTTCGTGGTGGTTTCCGGGGGAGAGCCCTTTTTCCGGAAAGACCTGATGGACCTTTTCGAAAAGCATCATGACGTGGCATTTCAGGTATACACACACGGCGGGCTCCTGGATGAACCGTTAGTCCGGCGCATCGCCCGTGCGGGGAATATCCTGCCCGCCATCAGCATCGAGGGATTCGAGGAGGAGACGGATTTAAGAAGGGGCGAGGGGCATTATAAAAGGGTCATGGAGGCCATGCGTCTGCTCAGGGAGGATGGGGTCCTCTTCGGATTTTCAGCTACTGCCACAAGGATAAATACCGACCTGATTACCAGCGATGTGTTCGTCGATCACATGGTGGATATGGGCTGCACCATCGGGTGGTACTTCACCTATGTCCCCATCGGACGGGAGCCGAACCTTGAGCTGATGCAAACCCCCGAGCAGAGAGACAGACTACGTCGCTGGGTTCGCCATGTCCGAAACACCAAGCCCATACTGGTAGCGGATTTCTGGAACGACGGCCCGGTGGTGGGGGGCTGCATCGCGGCGGGAAGGAAATATTTTCATATCAACTCCCAGGGGGACGTGGAACCCTGCGTATTCTGTCACTTCGCCGAGCACAACATCAAGGACACGTCCCTGAAGGTGGCGCTTAACTCCAATTCGTTTTCATTTATCCGTTCCTGCCAGCAAAAAAACAGCAATCACCTTCGGCCCTGCATGATCATCGATCACCCGGAGGTCTTCCGGGAGGTTTCCTCGATGGACGGGGTCTACTTCACCCACGACGGGGCGGACAACGTCGTATCCGAGCTCTCAAATTTTCTCGATCAATATGCCAAGGATTATGCCGTATATGCCGAAAAGGCCTGGAATGAAGAGTACTGA
- the tgt gene encoding tRNA guanosine(34) transglycosylase Tgt translates to MFSYTVLDTSSDTDARRGMLETPHGAVETPVFMPVGTQGTVKAMSPDRLVELGAEIVLSNTYHLYLRPGHDVVRDMGGLHSFMGWDRPILTDSGGFQVFSLGELRTITEEGVRFQSHLDGSRHLLTPESAVEIQNALGADIIMCLDECTPYPATRLETTSSLELTLRWAERCKHAHTIPAQALFGIVQGGMYEDLRRRSAQETVELNFPGYAVGGLSVGEAKGLMYEMAHVALGELPREKPRYIMGVGTPEDLVNLSALGADMFDCVMPTRNARNGTLFTSRGKLVIKNERFKRDERPVDEDCDCYACRTFSRAYLRHLFHSGEILASIANTLHNLAFYFKVIGDIRRAIRTDTMKTFQKDFLEKITGEDT, encoded by the coding sequence ATGTTTTCATATACCGTTTTAGATACAAGCTCGGATACCGACGCCAGACGGGGAATGCTGGAAACGCCCCACGGCGCGGTGGAAACGCCGGTATTCATGCCGGTGGGCACCCAGGGGACGGTCAAGGCCATGAGCCCCGACCGTCTTGTTGAACTGGGCGCCGAGATCGTTCTTTCAAATACGTATCACCTGTACCTGAGACCGGGACACGACGTGGTCCGGGATATGGGGGGGCTGCATTCCTTCATGGGGTGGGACCGCCCCATCCTGACGGACAGCGGGGGGTTCCAGGTGTTCAGCCTGGGAGAGCTTCGCACCATCACCGAAGAGGGCGTGCGCTTCCAGTCTCACCTGGACGGCTCCCGGCACCTCCTGACACCGGAGAGCGCCGTGGAGATACAGAACGCCCTGGGGGCGGACATCATCATGTGTCTGGACGAATGCACGCCCTATCCCGCCACCCGGTTGGAGACCACGTCATCTCTCGAGCTGACGCTCCGGTGGGCCGAGCGATGCAAGCACGCCCATACGATTCCCGCCCAGGCGCTCTTCGGCATCGTCCAGGGGGGCATGTACGAAGACCTGCGACGCCGCTCGGCCCAAGAGACGGTTGAGCTTAACTTTCCCGGCTATGCGGTGGGGGGGCTTTCGGTGGGCGAGGCCAAGGGATTGATGTACGAGATGGCACACGTCGCCCTTGGGGAGCTCCCCCGGGAGAAGCCCCGATATATCATGGGCGTGGGGACCCCTGAGGACCTCGTGAACCTTTCAGCCCTGGGGGCCGACATGTTCGATTGCGTCATGCCTACGCGGAACGCCCGAAACGGAACGCTCTTTACCTCCCGGGGCAAGCTCGTGATAAAGAACGAGCGCTTCAAGCGGGACGAGCGACCGGTGGACGAGGACTGCGACTGCTATGCCTGTCGAACCTTTTCCCGGGCGTATCTCAGGCATTTATTTCACTCCGGGGAAATACTGGCGTCCATCGCCAACACCCTGCATAACCTGGCCTTCTATTTCAAGGTTATCGGGGATATCAGGCGGGCGATACGAACAGACACGATGAAAACGTTTCAGAAGGATTTTTTGGAAAAAATCACGGGAGAAGATACATGA
- the yajC gene encoding preprotein translocase subunit YajC: MTFTLYSIAAALTAMSPPEGQAEGPLGSFGAFVPIILIFVIFYFLLIRPQQKRQKDHRNMVEALKKGDQVVTAGGIHGTVTSVAENLATVEVAQNVKVKVTKSSIAVVKREDQPS, from the coding sequence ATGACATTCACTCTGTATTCAATCGCGGCGGCCCTGACGGCCATGTCACCCCCCGAGGGACAGGCGGAGGGCCCCCTGGGGAGCTTTGGCGCCTTTGTGCCGATCATCCTGATCTTCGTAATTTTCTACTTCCTGCTCATCCGCCCCCAGCAGAAGCGGCAGAAGGATCACCGGAACATGGTGGAAGCGCTCAAGAAGGGCGACCAGGTGGTCACCGCCGGCGGCATCCACGGCACCGTCACCTCCGTGGCGGAAAACCTGGCCACGGTTGAGGTGGCCCAGAACGTCAAGGTCAAGGTGACCAAGTCGTCCATCGCCGTAGTCAAGCGGGAAGATCAGCCGAGCTGA
- the secD gene encoding protein translocase subunit SecD has product MIKDLRIRFGIIAVVVLVSVAYLIPTLIVKEDRTLPNWMTNGIAMGDERVKLLPSKTLHLGLDLKGGMHLLLGVDLDEALANSLDRFSTEVGGYMDDEGIAYKKSGREGTELVVVLSSSEDEQALKDYVSERYRMLTVTESRTIEEGGMEIRFVYREKDLAEFNDRTVEQTLETIRNRVDELGLTEPEIIRQGEYDILVQLPGVSDMESAKELIRKVALLEFKLVVDDDEMLSEALKGNIPEGMELVYEKVKDRETGEIMDEVPYLVEEETQMTGEVITDATIAFDSSKAGRPYVHIEFDRRGEALFEKVSGDNVGRRLAIILDNNVYSAPVIKSRITGGAAIIEGSFPLDEAKELAIVLRAGALPATLTLLEERTVGPSLGTDSIRMGFMATLVGGALVVIFMALYYGASGLVADLALFLNMVIILGIMSAFQATLTLPGIAGIALTIGMAVDANVLVFERVREELRLGKTPRASIEGGYSKAFLTILDANVTTLIAALVLFQFGTGPVKGFAVTLSVGIVTSLFTAIFVSRTVFEFAMSRFRIKRLSV; this is encoded by the coding sequence ATGATCAAGGATTTACGCATCAGATTTGGCATTATCGCTGTGGTGGTGCTGGTTTCGGTGGCGTACCTCATACCCACCCTGATTGTGAAAGAAGACAGAACCCTTCCAAACTGGATGACCAATGGCATCGCCATGGGGGACGAACGGGTAAAGCTCCTTCCCTCCAAGACCCTGCACCTGGGGCTGGACCTGAAGGGGGGCATGCACCTGCTTCTGGGAGTGGATCTGGACGAGGCCCTGGCCAATTCCCTGGATCGGTTCTCCACCGAGGTGGGGGGGTACATGGATGACGAGGGGATTGCGTATAAAAAATCCGGACGGGAAGGTACGGAGCTGGTGGTCGTGCTGTCAAGCTCCGAGGATGAACAAGCCCTTAAGGATTATGTCTCCGAGCGATACCGGATGCTGACGGTCACCGAGTCCCGGACCATTGAAGAGGGCGGCATGGAGATCAGGTTCGTCTACCGGGAAAAAGACCTGGCCGAGTTCAACGACCGCACCGTCGAGCAGACCCTGGAGACCATCCGAAACCGGGTGGACGAGCTGGGCCTGACCGAGCCGGAAATTATCCGCCAGGGGGAATACGACATCCTGGTCCAGCTTCCCGGCGTGAGCGATATGGAGAGCGCCAAGGAGCTGATCAGGAAGGTGGCGCTTCTGGAGTTCAAGCTGGTGGTGGATGACGACGAGATGCTGTCTGAGGCCCTCAAGGGAAATATTCCCGAGGGGATGGAGCTCGTATACGAGAAGGTGAAGGACAGAGAAACCGGCGAGATCATGGATGAGGTTCCCTATCTCGTGGAAGAGGAAACCCAGATGACCGGCGAGGTCATCACCGACGCAACCATCGCGTTCGATTCCTCCAAGGCGGGAAGGCCCTACGTGCATATCGAATTCGACCGCCGGGGAGAGGCGCTGTTCGAAAAGGTCTCCGGCGACAATGTGGGGCGGCGGCTTGCCATCATACTGGACAACAACGTCTATTCCGCGCCGGTCATTAAATCCCGCATCACCGGCGGCGCGGCCATCATCGAGGGGAGCTTTCCCCTGGATGAGGCCAAGGAGCTGGCCATCGTGCTTCGGGCCGGCGCACTGCCGGCAACGCTGACGTTGTTGGAGGAGCGGACGGTGGGTCCCTCCCTCGGTACGGATTCCATCAGGATGGGATTTATGGCGACCCTGGTGGGCGGCGCCCTGGTGGTCATCTTCATGGCGCTCTACTACGGCGCATCGGGTTTGGTGGCGGATTTGGCCCTGTTTTTGAACATGGTTATCATCCTGGGCATCATGAGCGCCTTTCAGGCCACCCTGACGCTGCCGGGCATCGCCGGCATCGCCCTGACCATCGGTATGGCGGTTGATGCAAACGTCCTTGTGTTCGAACGGGTCAGAGAGGAGCTGCGCCTGGGGAAAACTCCCCGGGCGTCGATCGAGGGGGGGTATTCCAAGGCGTTTCTCACGATTCTTGACGCCAACGTCACGACCCTCATCGCAGCCCTCGTGCTGTTTCAGTTCGGCACCGGGCCGGTGAAGGGATTCGCCGTGACATTGAGTGTGGGTATCGTTACAAGCCTCTTTACCGCCATATTTGTGTCCCGGACCGTTTTCGAATTTGCGATGTCCCGCTTCAGGATCAAGCGGTTGAGCGTATAG
- a CDS encoding polysaccharide deacetylase family protein has product MKRDAETPGYPSRNAGPGVFVLLCVLTISAGLLDRSEGTRFLVLASLLLLIHWWVLGIFWIRAAPFGGALCRLSGREDVVALTFDDGPHPDYTGIVLDVLARHGARATFFVSGRMADEHPDIIRRIVSEGHEIGNHTMHHRHLISLQPFREQLKEIEACQRLLVERFNITPRWFRPPMGYTTQATFRAARRLGLMVAGWHVKGWDTFFTDPWRIVRHVSRRVRPGSIVLLHDGTTLARPSDGGGKKRVSARFHRNATITALDAILNELSKKGLSSVTLTELVYGREQ; this is encoded by the coding sequence GTGAAACGGGACGCCGAAACGCCGGGGTATCCCTCTCGCAATGCGGGCCCCGGCGTGTTCGTACTTCTGTGTGTCCTGACGATTAGTGCGGGTCTTTTGGATCGAAGCGAGGGAACCCGTTTCCTTGTTCTGGCGTCGCTTCTTCTCCTGATCCATTGGTGGGTGCTCGGCATCTTCTGGATCAGGGCTGCTCCCTTCGGAGGCGCCCTGTGCCGCCTTTCCGGGAGGGAGGACGTCGTCGCCCTGACGTTTGACGACGGGCCGCATCCCGACTATACCGGGATTGTGCTGGACGTTCTGGCGCGGCACGGTGCGAGGGCGACGTTTTTCGTGTCCGGCCGTATGGCGGACGAACACCCGGACATCATACGGCGTATCGTATCCGAGGGACATGAGATCGGCAACCACACCATGCACCACCGGCATCTCATTTCCCTTCAGCCCTTCAGAGAGCAACTGAAAGAGATCGAGGCGTGCCAGCGACTGCTGGTGGAACGGTTCAACATCACCCCACGCTGGTTTCGTCCCCCCATGGGGTACACAACCCAGGCGACCTTCCGGGCCGCCCGCCGCCTCGGTCTTATGGTTGCGGGGTGGCACGTGAAGGGCTGGGATACGTTTTTTACCGATCCGTGGCGTATTGTTCGTCACGTCAGCCGCCGGGTGAGGCCGGGATCGATCGTACTGCTTCACGACGGCACCACGCTGGCGAGGCCCTCGGACGGCGGAGGGAAAAAGCGGGTCTCCGCCAGGTTTCACCGAAACGCCACGATAACGGCGCTCGATGCCATCCTCAATGAGCTCTCCAAAAAAGGGCTTTCATCCGTAACCCTCACGGAGCTGGTATATGGACGTGAACAATAG
- a CDS encoding corrinoid protein, giving the protein MAAQILDELKEAIVELNIDETEELTQKALDEGLSAVAILNDGLLPALDEVGVLFREGDYFLPDVLMSVKAYDNSFKLLKPMLQEGDYQAKGTVMLGTVAGDIHDIGKNIVSALLQGNGFDIIDLGVDVPAQTFLDKAKEANPHIIGMSAMLTTTMPAMKDVIDVFTENGVRDQFKFIIGGSPLNQKFADEIGADGYGEDAQAGVELVKRLLGV; this is encoded by the coding sequence ATGGCCGCACAGATACTGGACGAGCTGAAGGAAGCAATCGTCGAGCTGAACATCGATGAGACGGAAGAATTGACACAAAAGGCGCTGGACGAGGGCCTGAGCGCCGTCGCCATCCTGAACGACGGACTCCTTCCCGCCCTGGATGAAGTAGGCGTGCTGTTTCGGGAGGGGGACTATTTTCTGCCCGACGTGCTCATGTCCGTGAAGGCGTACGATAACTCCTTCAAGCTTCTCAAACCGATGCTCCAGGAGGGGGACTATCAGGCGAAGGGAACCGTCATGCTCGGTACGGTGGCAGGCGATATCCACGATATCGGAAAAAATATCGTGTCCGCACTGCTGCAGGGCAACGGCTTTGATATCATCGACCTGGGCGTCGACGTGCCGGCCCAGACCTTCCTTGACAAGGCCAAGGAGGCCAATCCTCACATCATCGGCATGTCCGCCATGCTGACCACCACTATGCCCGCCATGAAGGACGTCATCGACGTATTCACGGAAAACGGCGTGAGGGATCAATTCAAGTTCATTATCGGCGGCTCTCCCCTCAACCAGAAATTCGCCGACGAGATCGGCGCCGACGGGTACGGAGAAGACGCCCAGGCCGGGGTGGAGCTGGTCAAGCGACTCTTGGGCGTGTAA
- a CDS encoding outer membrane lipoprotein carrier protein LolA: MDVNNSMGRKTFLTALLLMVLVVPAAYGESEADTVLAGMENFWSGVETFGADFRQEKSLALFSDTIHSTGTLLFKKPERMLWRYDPPDDTVMSISPGQVMFYFPGLNQARIIHLSGDDNTMDLAPMGFGMGGGMDEMKDRFDVTMKKDGKTIEVTFIPKEKNDGNGMEKVVIRIDEEYMPIAVAFYETGGDVTELVFSNQRINISLDADAFDVQLPPGTSIETIGAGE, from the coding sequence ATGGACGTGAACAATAGCATGGGGCGCAAAACATTCCTCACAGCACTGCTTCTGATGGTGCTTGTGGTTCCCGCGGCCTATGGGGAGAGTGAGGCGGATACGGTACTCGCCGGGATGGAAAATTTCTGGAGCGGTGTGGAGACCTTCGGCGCAGATTTCCGACAGGAAAAGAGCCTTGCGCTCTTTTCCGATACTATACACTCAACGGGAACCCTGTTGTTTAAAAAACCGGAACGAATGCTGTGGCGATACGATCCCCCGGACGACACCGTTATGAGCATCTCTCCCGGGCAGGTGATGTTTTACTTCCCCGGTCTCAACCAGGCGCGGATCATCCATCTTTCGGGCGATGATAATACGATGGACCTTGCGCCCATGGGTTTCGGCATGGGAGGGGGAATGGATGAGATGAAGGATCGTTTCGACGTGACGATGAAGAAGGATGGGAAAACCATCGAGGTGACGTTCATCCCGAAAGAAAAAAACGACGGCAATGGGATGGAAAAGGTAGTCATCCGTATAGATGAAGAATATATGCCGATCGCCGTCGCCTTTTATGAGACCGGGGGCGACGTGACGGAGCTCGTTTTTTCGAATCAAAGAATCAATATATCGCTGGATGCGGATGCTTTTGACGTTCAACTCCCTCCGGGGACATCCATAGAGACCATCGGCGCCGGAGAATAA
- the secF gene encoding protein translocase subunit SecF has protein sequence MEFIKPDVSYDIIGKRTYAYIVSLVLIVISIGSLVLHGGPNYGIDFAGGSLIQVQFSEEVTLSEIKDILTTAGLKDPVVQSFTGGEKNEYIIRVVETDLDVATLSEMVMENLTDHFGEGSVELRRVEMVGPRVGEDLKRKGLLAVVLAVVGILIYVSVRFEFRYALGAVAALVHDSIITLGAFSIMNYEVSLPIIAAILTVIGYSINDTIVVFDRIRENLRKARKEPEEEVMNRSINETLSRTIITSGVTLLAVLALLFLGGGVIHDFAFALTVGILVGTYSSIYVASPVVLAWSKLFPHKGSAHRRKRRR, from the coding sequence ATGGAATTCATCAAACCGGACGTATCCTACGATATCATCGGAAAGCGTACGTACGCATATATCGTCTCGCTGGTCCTGATCGTCATCAGCATCGGCTCACTGGTGCTTCACGGCGGCCCGAACTACGGTATAGACTTCGCCGGGGGAAGCCTGATCCAGGTGCAGTTTTCCGAGGAAGTCACCCTTTCCGAGATAAAGGACATCCTGACGACGGCGGGTCTGAAGGACCCGGTAGTGCAGAGCTTCACCGGCGGCGAGAAGAATGAATACATCATCCGCGTGGTGGAGACTGACCTTGACGTGGCGACACTGTCGGAGATGGTCATGGAGAATCTCACGGATCACTTCGGAGAGGGATCCGTGGAGCTTCGCCGAGTGGAGATGGTGGGCCCGAGGGTGGGGGAGGACCTGAAACGAAAGGGACTTCTGGCCGTGGTCCTGGCGGTGGTCGGCATTCTCATCTACGTCTCCGTTCGCTTTGAGTTTCGCTACGCACTGGGCGCCGTGGCGGCCCTGGTTCACGATTCAATCATCACTCTGGGCGCCTTTTCCATCATGAACTACGAGGTGTCGCTTCCTATTATCGCGGCGATCCTCACGGTCATCGGGTATTCCATCAACGATACCATCGTGGTCTTCGACCGAATCCGGGAAAACCTGAGAAAGGCCAGGAAGGAGCCGGAAGAGGAGGTCATGAACCGCAGCATCAACGAGACCCTGTCCCGTACGATCATCACCTCCGGGGTGACGCTGCTGGCGGTATTGGCGCTCCTGTTCCTGGGCGGCGGGGTTATCCACGATTTCGCGTTCGCCCTGACGGTGGGCATCCTCGTGGGTACCTATTCGTCCATCTATGTGGCATCCCCGGTGGTACTGGCATGGAGCAAACTGTTTCCACACAAGGGCTCGGCTCACAGAAGGAAGCGAAGAAGATAG